TATGCCCGGTTTTCGTTTTGCAGAGGCTCTGGATCATTGACAGCAGTGACTCAGATTGCCCAGGGTCCTTGAAGAAGCACCTGCCAATGCCTTGACCGTCCTTCCAGGATAAAGTATTAAAAGGTTGTTggtaaatatgcttttttttgcAAGTTTGCTGGGAGACACTAGTAACAAAGAAACTATATATTTCACTTTTAAGTAACATCATTCCTTCTTTTTATCATTTCAGAGAAGCCGAAAGAAAAGGGCGGGGTGAGAGCCGTGAGAGAATGACGTGAGGCCAGTGACGTGATTGCTAAGAAACGTGACACTATGCACTGCACCTGAGAGGTGCACTGCACTCACAGAGGAGCTCCAGAAGCAGTGTTACCAGATTGGAAATGTCCAATTATCATACCAGAAGCTCAAAATGATCATATTTGGAAGAAAATTATCGTACACGACTTTTTAGTTATaggtaaatgaactaaattaacaactaatgatttttacagcagaaagaatcaatactgaactaacttaaagggttagttcacccaaaaatgaaaattctgtcatttattactcaccctcatgccgttccacacccgcaagaccttcgttaatcttcagaacacaaattaagatattttagttgaaatccgatggctccgtgaggcctccatagggagcaatgacatttcctctctcaagatccattaatggtacttaaaaacatatttaaatcaggttcatgtgagtacagtggttcaatattaatattataaagcgaacgaagaatatttttggtgcgccaaaaaaacaaaatacacgacttatatagtgataggccgaatttcaaaacactgcttcaggtaAGAATctgagcattatgaatcagtgtgtcgaatcagcagctgttcggagcgccaaagtcacatgatttcagcagttagGGAGGTTcgacacgtgatctgaatcatgattcgatacgctgattcataatgctccaatgcttcctgaagcagtgttttgaaatcggccgtcactaaataagtcgttattttggcgcACTAAAAATATCGTACAAATACGATAATTATCGTATGTCTGGCAACACTGTCCAGAAGCACAAAGGGAGTAGCGACGAACAttgaaggatgagagaggaccaggcctggacggactttgttttattatgtttgtgtgtgcggcAGTCGTTTGTGAAGGACTGCCCACTTTTTACTTTCATTGTgcgttttttattttatattattattaaagtctGTTTggacgttcgccggttcccgcctccttcccTGATCTATTAACCGTGTTACAATTTTGTTGAATGAATAtatgaacaaaagaaagaacagagcttTTGcttctaaacaaacaaaacattttattcagagAAAACATGGATTGCTCGAAAATTCCGTCAAGCGTTGTGCTATAAGTGACAGAAAATACTGTCAATGGCAAACGAAAGAGTTTGTAACACTTCACATAAATCTAGCATGGAGGTTACACCAATTATTGGGGTAAAACAGGCCCATTTCAGAAAGGTAAATGggacttgtctgtgaaaccaggggtagTTTACACCTGACATTGAGCTTTTATCTGTATCCATACAATCCTTTTATTTATCAATGGAGTTTCCACAGCTATTTGTTACGCTTGTCTACATTCAACCGAAAGCTAATGCTTGACAATGCAAAATCGAgttattgttaaaggtgccctagaacttttttttaaaagatgtaatataagtctaaggtgtcccctgaatgtgtctgtgaagtttcagctcaaataccccatagattttttttaattaattttttttaactgcctattttggggcataattagaaatgagcggattcagggtgtgtggccctttaaatctcgtgctgtacgccccaagagctcgcacttgccttaaacaacataaaaaaaagttcaaacagctaatataaccctcaaaatggatctttacaaattgttcgtcatgcagcatgtctaatcgcgtaagtacagtgtttattttgatgtttacattgattctgaatgaatttgaggctgtgctccgtggctaacggctaatgctacactgttggagagatttataaagaatgaagttgtgtttatgaattatacagactgcaagtgtttaaaaatgaaaatagcgacggctcttgtttccgtgaatacagtaataaacgatggtaactttaaccacatttaacagtacattagcaacatgctaacgaaacatttagaaagagtttacaaatatcactaaaaatatcatgttatcatgaatcatgtcagttattattgctccatctgccattttttgctattgtccttgcttgcttaccttgtctgttgattcagttctgcacatccagacgttctgcccttgtctaatgcctttcataatgttgggaacatgggctggcctatgcaaatattggggtcgtaactgttacgtaacatgttatgttgagattcgcctgttcttcggaggtcttttaaacaaatgagatttatataagaaggaggaagcaatggagtttgagactcactgtatgtcatttccatgaactgaactcttgttatttaactatgccgttaatgaaagttatcatgagcctTGTTtgatgtttaaagcagatgtcttaacaaatgtcagtagaccgggaagattttaaatgagcagttcattcgtaaatacataagatcgctgtggaaatacaaaccggaagtcaaaagacaacgagcgcagcgctgaaaaggggcggggctacataaggtctatagatcTGTAAAGGgagcataaaaatattttggtaaGTATTATACTTAAAGaagtggttgattatgatttcactttaactttagtgtgtaatgttgctgtaaGAGCAtgaacaacatctgcaaagttacgacactcaaagttcaaagcaaagagagatattttcttttaaagaattcgctgtttaaggactacaacaaacggctggtagggactacaaggcttcttcccaggttactGACATCACTTAACCctataatttacataaaccccgccccgagaacacgcaacaaagggggtgggCCCATGTTACTGCATTACAGTATGTAACACAAATGGAACACCATGACATAAAAACAAGAGGCCAACTtaagttataaccataattaaactaaactatacttGTTCTGTaggatcttacaacagttcccacacgaAACGAATTTATAGATCagcatgacagaatatgctaatcaatgactttagatagttaactccacatcaactacataaattcatcaactaaccgtTCAcaaacgtcctgttgcattctacatgttgtcacttcttcttgagtctctccatcatcaaaacgctgaacagtttctgacattttcagtgagacTGCATGAGGTAAACAGCGCTGCTAACAGGAGCTCCTGAAACTCCTCTTCTTGAGAGCAGcggctcatttgcatttaaagggacacacaaaaatggagCATTTTTGCTCAAcctaaaaaaatgacaattttaacatgctatcacatacacactctggggacatcagaaacttatttcacatcttgtaaaagtggcattatatgacctCTTTAATCAAATAACTCTATACAGTCCAAATTATGTTGAGGTGTGGCCACGTGGTACATTGactacaagaaaaaaaaaagaatttaaaataaaatgttaattgtcAAATAATGTGCGCAGGGAAAAAAAGTTGAGCCACGGTGGTGTGAATATAGCTTTGCTTTTctttgatacatattttttggtgCCATTTTACAATGCTGAGCCATTGAAAAATCTTTCTActacaacaaaacaacaaaaagatgCATGACTTCTTATATGTATCTGTAAGTGTGATGgcaacaattttttattttattttttttaaaattacactGATTACAATTCAATCTTTCCTTTTTGTAAACCTCTTGCCACACTCAGAActttgtaaatttaattttggAATGATTAAGCAAATGACGTTTCATGTCTCTTGGATACGTGAAACACATCCTACATCGAGGACActtgaaaggcttctctccaggtGTGAACCCTCGCATGAACCTCAAGACTTCCTTTACTtgcaaaactctttccacactgagggcaggtgaaaggcttctctgccagtgtgaactctcaagtGGATCTCAAGGGTTGATTTGTGTTTGAAAGGCTTTCCACAGTAATTGCAcatgaaaggcttctctccgaTGTGAGTTATTACATGATTCTTAAGGTGACTCTCGTCTGTGAAACTCATTCCACACTGATGACACATAAAACTGTTTACTCTTGAGTGAATCCTTGTGTGGCGATTAAGGGATATTCCtaatctgaaactctttccacactgatcacatgtgaatggcttttctccagtgtgaactctcatgtggccATGAAGGGTtgctttttgtttaaaactcTGTCTACATAGAGGGcatgtgaaaggcttctctccagtatgaattgtCATGTGGCATTTAAGACTTGCCTTTCGAATGAAACTttgtccacactgttggcaggcaAAAGGCATCTCTCCGGTGTGGATTCTCATGTGGATTTTAAGGCTTGCTTTTGTAGTGAagctttttccacactgttggcaggtgaattGGCTCTCTCcattgtgaattctcatgtggactgtCAGGTTTTCATTTTGTCTGAAACGCTTTCCACACTGTTTGCAGGTGAACAAGCTCTTCTCTAGTGTGAATTCCCATGTGTCTGTTCAAGGATTGCTTTAcgattgaaactctttccacactgttggcaggtgaaaggcttctctccagtgtgaattatcATGTGGACTTTCAAGgcttacttttttaataaaactcttttccacactgagaggcaggaaaaaggcttctctccagtgtgaattttcatgtgggCGCCAagatttctgttttgtttgaaactctttccacattgttgacAGGTGTACggcctctctccagtgtgaactctcatgtggtcTTTCAGGCTTCCCTTTCCATTGAAAGACTTTCCGCACTGTTGGCACGCAAAATATCCCTCTCTAGTGTGAATTCTTATGTGTCTGTTAAGGACTCCTTTTtcattgaaactctttccacaatgTTGGCAgatgaaaggcttctctccagtgtgaactctcatgtggattACAAGGTGTACTTtttgagtgaaactctttccacactgttggcaggaaaaaggcttctctccggtgtgaattctcatgtggtcttTAAGACTTCTATTTCGATTGAAACACTTTCCACACTGGTTGCAGGCAAATGGCTTCCCTCTGGTATGAATTTTCATGTGGATTTTAAGACTTCTGTTTCGTTCGAaattctttccacactgttggcatgtGAAGTGATTTCTAGTTGCTGGCTTTTGAGCGGTTTTTTGAGACAAAGTATTTTTCGTCTGTGAGCATCTAAATGATTTTTCTCCAAACATGAAATCTTGATGTTTCTCATACTGATCTTTATCTTCAGTTTCATTCAGTTCTTGGCCCTCCTCTTTCAGGAACATCATGTCTAAGTCGAAAACAGGCAAATGACACCAGTTTATTAGACCAAAGTAACAGACAtaaaatcaacaacatgaatGCTAGATCCACACACAATAACTCTCATAatctattattaatattgttaacTCATAGTTTTCTTTAGGACATTAACCCCAGGTTTTATAGACAAAGCTTAAGATGGTCCCAGAGTATAACTCATCTTTGAGCTGTTTCAACTGAAAGCAGCTTTCACTGACAATATGTcaatgtcattgttttgtctcaagatgcacaccagtaatgtttttccTGAGGCACATTCATGAAagatacttaaatatcctaattgaactaaggcctaatcctagcttaatctaagccctgtctgttaAACCGGTCCTAAGAGATTTAATCAAAGACTCGATAGTTACTTAGAAaagaactcaaaaaaaaaaaaaaaaaaaaaaagcacaatattACATTCATATTTTCCTTTAAACagtcatattttaaaatcttattaaaaagttattacTAAATCCCAGACTTAATAAAAACCCAGATGGACTATTGATGACTTCTGAGTAGGAAAGAAAACCTGATAGAGATTTTTCTGTTTAGTTGGCttgaaattcattaaaaatacatttcccTTTCGAATATGGAATCCTATTCTCAAGCGAAAGTGGGACGCGCTTTTGGACAGAATGCTGGTTGACTGCCTCGTTTACACCGTCAGTGAAATGTGACCCAATTCCGATTTTTTGATCATATATGACACATAACATGTTCCATGagcatgttaaagggttagttcacccaaaaatgaaaattctgtcatttattactcaccctcatgccgttccacacccgtaagaccttcattaatcttcggaacacaaattaagatattttagttcaaatccgatggctccgtgaggccttcatagggagtaatgtcacttcctctctcaagatcgataaaggtactaaaaacatatttaaatcagttcatgtgagtacagtggttcaatattaatattataaaccgacgagaatatttttggtgcggcaaaaaaacaaaataacgacttatttagtgatggccgatttcaaaacactacttcaggaagcatcgaagcgttatgaatcagtgtatcgaatcatgaatcgGATCGCGGTTCAAAcccttagctgcgcgtcaccccacgtcactcccggataactgaaaatgggcaaagaggcggggaggtggtttgagctgatgtgactggttgctgaaaccacacccgcctagctcgacgtgaccatgttagcagcaaaggagctatctatctagatactatctaaaatattaatgaagataagttttatcatcagaacgttcttaaagtttactgtcaatctacggtgtttctttaagatatagatcctccaacaccagtagtgttggttgtgcaaataacaacatggaaaatcaaatgggacttcatacctttataatgaaatagagatcgcgagatgaatccaatccgtggcacttgggtaaaatatgagtgtccattgcaaaacaaaaaaacatttcacatttcttctgaatgatctgctctctgtcatcgttcttcaagaaaggatgcaatctgagcagcgtttatgttgtaaaactgtatacgatcgtatctaacaaacaaatgagcccgtgtccaaagtatatttttttcaaaatagtgcagcagtttttgttataatatccaagcagtgctgttggattttgatatcctcccgccattgtcattgtagtaaatctcacaaccaaaacattcagccaatgccacgatccaacaacgtgtgttctgtctcttccgcatgcatgcacatctacacagacacacatcagtctcgaatattatgcagcaagccatattttataattgtataaaataatcgagaaaaaaagcacaaaaacggctgagatgccaaattcagcggcatctgaggtaacatgacggctcacagacagcagcgcaatctacctgtcactcaagtgaccatgcccttaattatgcagaactttaaggcttaatataatttaaacggataagttataaaaaaattcacccccctcagagttgtcatgaagggcaaaaatagcagtatagaccaaaaccaaaatttgaaccaacttgtaaacatgtttttttctgctataaacttggccaatttaacatgggactctatgagattctgctcttcCGCATTGGAAGTTACTTCCgcattggcttcacgagagaaagggggaggttgccgcttgggaacagcatgagggtgagtaataaatgacagaattttcatttttgggtgaactaaccctttaacagggAAAAAAACGCATGCATTCAGATATTTCGATTCcagatttttaatttgaatttaatattttgccacgattttattattttaaactgaGAAATAGGTTTAAAAACCTGTAAAGAACTACTGCTATATGTATTATTTTGTTTGCATGATGGTATCAGGCTGAAAGGTGATGTTATTTGCAGGTGATGataaagcatttattgttaataatagcCTAATGTTGGTGTTATTTATTGCTATTACTTTTTTGGCtaagataaaatatatttatatgaataaaaataatttttgttttgtttttgcacacaaaaataattctcattACTTCATAAAAtcgagatttttattttaagcatttaaatacacataagtACTAGCAAAACAATGCATAGTTTGTAAAATagacactgatgtctatggaaacACAAATAGTAAATATACGACATGTTTTaatcatatcagatacacattgtgtaaaTTACTATAAAGCTTACTCTGTTTTTACTCTGTTCACTGACCACTTTCATGTATTTTGGGAGAAGTGGATCAATTTACGCGTTGTAAATCTGATTGTTGTTTAAACTAACATTGCTGTATATGCAGTTCATTAAAAAGTTACTGTTCATTATTTGCTCACCAAAGACCCTTTACATGAAGAACAAAGGCAGATGGCGgcattaaagg
Above is a genomic segment from Megalobrama amblycephala isolate DHTTF-2021 linkage group LG14, ASM1881202v1, whole genome shotgun sequence containing:
- the LOC125244487 gene encoding gastrula zinc finger protein XlCGF8.2DB-like, giving the protein MAFIKEESEEMKIEETFSLKQEDTEEQTDMMFLKEEGQELNETEDKDQYEKHQDFMFGEKSFRCSQTKNTLSQKTAQKPATRNHFTCQQCGKNFERNRSLKIHMKIHTRGKPFACNQCGKCFNRNRSLKDHMRIHTGEKPFSCQQCGKSFTQKVHLVIHMRVHTGEKPFICQHCGKSFNEKGVLNRHIRIHTREGYFACQQCGKSFNGKGSLKDHMRVHTGERPYTCQQCGKSFKQNRNLGAHMKIHTGEKCGKRFRQNENLTVHMRIHNGESQFTCQQCGKSFTTKASLKIHMRIHTGEMPFACQQCGQSFIRKSMYHVATPQHNLDCIELFD